From the uncultured Trichococcus sp. genome, one window contains:
- a CDS encoding ATP-binding cassette domain-containing protein: MAFVELKNLNKYYPISGAEDFQALKDVNLSLDKGELVSIVGESGSGKSTLMNLLGGLDSQFSGEITIDGQKMSTFKEKDFVNYHKEKIGFVFQSFNLVSHLSVLDNVTLAMTLSNVDKKTRVARAREVLKQLGLEDHYKKKPSQLSGGQKQRVAIARALVNDPDIIIADEPTGALDSQTTDQVLDIIQDIAKTGKLVIMVTHSEKVAARSTRVVTIDDGKIIGDIHQGEVALRDNAFELQQKSKSKNLTFFAAIRLALLNMKEKLARNILIALGGSIGIMSIIVMLSLGEGVNDYLTETMNANVNPLVSEVRMPLVIETNNSENTDSSMMIMTPAGAEIPAGSAPSGPPAGVTQSDPFGEENLEELRNIPHVAEVNLAYTSFTIGSDNVIFEENKYSFMTFGTTSGMTDSNILYGAFPEEGEILITEGIANQMAATAEEAIGKEVTLDVTVDGESLEKNYVISGIYTAGQAIGAFESVYMSTESFETLTAENNLEVEPNVVYLVSDEPDNTQTIKDEVAALGYRGSSADALASTFTQMLDIFTYILSGVAGISLFVSAIMILTVLYISVVERTQEIGVIKAIGGRKKDIRRIFVSESFLIGLFSGILGVGIAYLITVIGNIVVENLFDTAILNMTPAFAVFGIVTSMIISMVAGLMPAQKAAGLDPVEALRHD, encoded by the coding sequence GAACTTAAAAATCTGAATAAATATTATCCCATCAGCGGTGCGGAAGATTTCCAGGCACTGAAGGACGTCAACCTGTCCTTGGACAAGGGCGAATTGGTCTCAATCGTCGGCGAGTCCGGCAGCGGGAAGTCGACCTTGATGAACCTGTTGGGCGGTCTGGACAGCCAATTCTCAGGCGAAATAACCATTGACGGCCAAAAAATGAGCACGTTCAAGGAAAAAGATTTCGTGAATTACCACAAAGAAAAAATCGGCTTCGTTTTCCAGAGTTTCAACCTTGTCTCCCATCTGAGCGTGCTGGATAACGTCACGTTGGCGATGACGCTGTCGAACGTCGACAAAAAGACGCGGGTCGCAAGGGCGCGAGAAGTCCTGAAGCAGCTTGGCCTTGAAGACCATTACAAAAAGAAACCTAGCCAGTTATCCGGTGGGCAAAAACAGCGTGTGGCCATCGCCCGCGCGCTTGTCAATGATCCGGACATCATCATTGCCGATGAACCTACCGGAGCCCTGGACTCGCAGACGACGGATCAGGTTTTGGACATCATCCAAGACATCGCCAAAACCGGCAAACTCGTCATCATGGTCACCCACTCGGAAAAGGTAGCGGCCCGATCCACGCGCGTCGTTACGATCGATGACGGAAAAATCATCGGCGATATCCATCAGGGCGAGGTTGCCTTGCGCGACAATGCGTTTGAACTGCAGCAGAAAAGCAAGAGCAAAAATCTCACTTTTTTTGCGGCAATCCGTTTAGCCCTTCTTAATATGAAAGAAAAGTTGGCCCGGAACATCCTGATCGCTCTTGGCGGCAGCATCGGCATCATGAGCATCATCGTGATGCTGTCCCTTGGCGAAGGCGTCAATGACTACCTGACCGAAACGATGAACGCCAACGTCAACCCGCTCGTAAGCGAAGTGCGGATGCCACTCGTCATTGAAACCAACAATAGCGAAAACACGGATTCCTCGATGATGATCATGACTCCAGCCGGTGCGGAAATCCCTGCCGGTTCCGCCCCATCGGGTCCGCCTGCCGGGGTGACACAATCCGATCCATTCGGAGAAGAGAATCTGGAGGAATTGCGGAATATCCCACATGTGGCTGAAGTCAATCTGGCTTACACTTCGTTTACGATCGGCAGCGACAACGTCATTTTTGAAGAGAATAAATATTCCTTCATGACTTTCGGGACAACCTCAGGCATGACCGATTCCAACATTCTGTACGGAGCGTTCCCTGAAGAAGGCGAAATACTGATCACAGAAGGCATCGCCAATCAGATGGCCGCGACAGCGGAAGAAGCCATCGGAAAAGAAGTGACCCTGGACGTTACCGTAGACGGTGAGTCGTTGGAAAAAAATTACGTCATCAGTGGTATTTACACAGCCGGACAAGCCATCGGAGCGTTCGAATCCGTCTATATGTCAACCGAATCCTTCGAAACTTTGACTGCGGAGAACAATCTGGAAGTCGAACCGAACGTTGTCTACTTGGTATCCGATGAACCTGACAATACCCAAACCATCAAAGATGAAGTAGCCGCTTTGGGTTACCGCGGTTCTTCGGCTGATGCCCTCGCCTCCACTTTCACCCAGATGCTGGATATTTTCACCTACATCCTTTCCGGGGTGGCCGGCATCTCCTTGTTTGTATCCGCCATCATGATATTGACGGTGCTCTACATCAGTGTTGTGGAACGCACACAAGAAATCGGCGTCATCAAAGCGATCGGCGGCCGGAAGAAAGATATCCGCCGCATCTTCGTTTCCGAGTCCTTCCTGATCGGCCTCTTCAGCGGAATTCTCGGCGTAGGCATCGCCTACCTCATTACCGTTATCGGAAACATTGTTGTCGAGAATCTGTTTGATACGGCCATCCTGAATATGACGCCGGCGTTTGCGGTATTCGGCATCGTCACCAGCATGATCATCAGCATGGTGGCCGGCCTGATGCCAGCCCAAAAAGCAGCCGGCCTAGACCCAGTAGAAGCCCTAAGACACGATTAA